The following are encoded together in the Leuconostoc mesenteroides subsp. mesenteroides ATCC 8293 genome:
- the accB gene encoding acetyl-CoA carboxylase biotin carboxyl carrier protein: MSLNIEEIRGLIADLENSSLREFKVVDGEFSLHLSKNKNEAVVNAPVQTPVVAPAAVTSDQAQVAAEPETLKTGTEIVAPMVGTVYLQPKPDAPMFKQVGDKVSVGETVAVIEAMKLMTEIHSEVSGTVAEILVANEEVVDYNKPLYRITTD, encoded by the coding sequence ATGAGTTTAAATATTGAGGAAATTCGTGGATTAATTGCTGATTTAGAGAACAGTTCTTTACGCGAATTCAAAGTTGTTGATGGCGAATTCAGTTTGCATTTATCAAAGAACAAAAATGAAGCAGTCGTGAACGCGCCAGTTCAAACTCCAGTTGTTGCTCCTGCCGCTGTTACATCAGATCAAGCTCAAGTAGCTGCAGAACCTGAAACGCTTAAAACAGGAACTGAAATTGTTGCTCCTATGGTTGGAACAGTATATTTGCAACCAAAACCTGATGCACCAATGTTCAAACAAGTTGGTGATAAGGTCTCAGTGGGAGAAACAGTTGCTGTGATTGAAGCGATGAAATTAATGACAGAAATTCATAGTGAAGTCAGTGGAACAGTAGCCGAAATACTAGTTGCTAACGAAGAAGTAGTAGACTACAATAAGCCACTCTATAGAATAACAACAGATTAA
- the fabF gene encoding beta-ketoacyl-ACP synthase II, protein MTRVVITGLGAVTPLGNDTQSFLDGIFNEKIGIKPITKFDASETGITVAGQVDGFDPAARVGKRDARKMDLFSQYAVDAADQALTNAGLKAEEGAEAPTTVADPTRFGVILGNGIGGLTTIQDQVIKMHDKGPQRVSPLFVPESIPNMVSGNVSLRFGAKGINSTIVTACASATNAIGEAFWRIQSGKADVMLTGGSEATVNEIGIAGFAALTALSKEEDPTQASKPFDKNRHGFVLGEGSGILVIESLEHAQARGAHILAELVGYGASSDAYHMTSPSPDGEGAARAIRDALNDANLEANQISYINAHGTATGANDSGEAHAIATVFGENTVPVSSTKGMTGHLLGAAGAIEALISVGSLTRGELPVNVGLDEQDEDTKVVNLVDQENKHQAPEYVMSANYGFGGHNAVIVFKKWHEGV, encoded by the coding sequence ATGACACGCGTAGTAATTACAGGACTTGGCGCAGTAACGCCATTAGGAAACGATACACAGTCTTTCTTGGACGGTATTTTCAATGAAAAAATTGGTATTAAACCAATTACAAAATTTGATGCATCAGAGACGGGAATCACCGTGGCAGGACAGGTTGATGGTTTTGATCCCGCAGCTCGTGTTGGTAAGCGTGATGCACGTAAGATGGATTTGTTTTCACAGTATGCGGTTGATGCTGCAGATCAGGCTTTGACTAATGCTGGATTAAAGGCAGAAGAAGGTGCTGAAGCACCAACCACTGTTGCTGATCCTACTCGATTCGGTGTAATTTTAGGTAATGGTATTGGTGGGTTGACTACTATACAAGATCAAGTAATCAAGATGCATGATAAGGGGCCACAACGTGTTAGTCCATTGTTTGTGCCTGAATCAATTCCCAACATGGTATCAGGAAATGTTTCGTTACGTTTTGGTGCAAAGGGTATTAATTCAACAATTGTTACGGCTTGTGCTTCAGCAACAAATGCGATTGGGGAAGCGTTCTGGCGTATTCAATCTGGTAAAGCCGATGTCATGTTAACTGGTGGTTCAGAAGCAACGGTTAACGAAATTGGTATTGCTGGTTTCGCAGCCTTGACTGCGTTATCAAAGGAAGAAGATCCAACACAAGCTTCAAAGCCTTTTGATAAGAATCGTCATGGATTTGTTTTGGGTGAAGGTTCAGGAATTTTGGTTATTGAAAGTCTAGAACATGCTCAAGCACGTGGTGCTCATATTCTTGCGGAATTAGTTGGTTATGGTGCATCATCTGATGCATATCACATGACGTCACCATCCCCAGATGGTGAAGGTGCTGCACGCGCAATTCGTGATGCATTAAATGACGCTAATTTGGAAGCCAATCAAATTTCATATATCAATGCTCACGGAACAGCAACAGGAGCAAATGATTCGGGTGAAGCACATGCTATTGCCACTGTGTTTGGAGAAAATACAGTACCTGTTTCTTCAACAAAGGGAATGACAGGTCATTTGCTTGGTGCTGCTGGTGCCATAGAAGCTTTGATTTCTGTAGGTTCTTTGACACGTGGTGAATTACCAGTAAACGTCGGTCTTGATGAACAGGACGAGGACACTAAGGTAGTTAATTTAGTTGATCAAGAAAACAAGCATCAAGCACCTGAGTATGTAATGAGTGCTAATTATGGTTTTGGTGGTCACAACGCTGTCATCGTATTTAAGAAATGGCATGAAGGAGTGTAA
- the accA gene encoding carboxyltransferase subunit alpha has protein sequence MPDILSGLKLFKRELTPAQVVKKSREDRFMAREIIDGIFADFVELHGDRLGGDDMSIIGGIAFLADRPVTVIVVDKGTDIHDKLSKRNGSPEPWGYRKAQRLMQQANRFNRPIIMFVNTPGAFPGKEAEAQGQGEAIAKSILDSMKLTVPMISIIYGEGGSGGALALATADQVWMFQNATYSILSPEGFASILWKDSKRSEEAAAVMGLTAKDLLEKNVIEYIIPESRNHPRVFNLIRKRLNDEIHTLNQLTPDELLTKRRNRFRAF, from the coding sequence ATGCCTGATATTTTAAGTGGATTGAAATTATTTAAACGTGAATTAACGCCAGCGCAAGTGGTTAAAAAATCCCGTGAAGACCGTTTTATGGCGCGGGAAATCATTGATGGCATTTTTGCAGACTTTGTCGAATTGCATGGTGATCGTCTCGGTGGTGACGATATGTCTATCATTGGTGGCATTGCATTTTTAGCAGACCGGCCTGTTACGGTGATTGTTGTTGACAAGGGTACAGATATTCATGACAAGTTGAGCAAACGTAATGGTTCGCCAGAGCCATGGGGCTACCGTAAAGCTCAACGTCTAATGCAACAAGCTAATCGATTTAATCGTCCAATTATCATGTTTGTTAATACACCAGGTGCTTTTCCAGGCAAAGAGGCTGAGGCGCAAGGGCAGGGTGAGGCAATTGCTAAATCAATCCTAGACTCAATGAAGTTAACCGTTCCAATGATTTCTATCATATATGGTGAGGGAGGCTCTGGTGGTGCACTTGCATTGGCCACGGCTGATCAAGTTTGGATGTTCCAAAATGCAACCTATTCGATACTATCACCAGAAGGATTTGCATCCATTCTTTGGAAAGATAGCAAACGTAGTGAAGAAGCAGCGGCTGTTATGGGACTAACTGCTAAAGATCTCTTGGAGAAAAATGTTATTGAGTATATTATTCCAGAGTCTCGTAATCATCCTCGAGTTTTCAACTTAATTCGGAAGCGGTTAAATGACGAGATACATACATTGAATCAATTAACACCAGATGAACTATTAACGAAGCGACGTAACCGCTTTAGAGCATTCTAA
- a CDS encoding acetyl-CoA carboxylase carboxyltransferase subunit beta, whose amino-acid sequence MDLYNNKNSDTSKIKRDASVNDRIPDGLFLACPYCGAQMYNKQLGKYRVCAKCNYGFRLQAWERVELLTKNFEEMDSDIQMDHPEFPGYAEKLKRAQSQTELAESVLTGTADIEGEQVALGIMDSYFMMGSLGSMTGEKITRLFEYATAHTLPVVLFTASGGARMQEGIDSLMQMAKVSAAVAAHQEAKLLYLVVLTDPTTGGVTASFAMQGDVTLAEPHALVGFAGARVIESTIHEKLPKDFQRVETLLENGFVDQIVPRSELAQLIAKIVRLHTAEAE is encoded by the coding sequence ATGGACTTATACAACAATAAAAATAGCGATACATCAAAAATTAAAAGAGATGCTTCGGTTAATGATCGCATTCCTGATGGTCTTTTTCTAGCGTGCCCATACTGTGGTGCACAAATGTACAATAAACAGCTTGGCAAATATCGTGTGTGTGCAAAGTGTAATTATGGTTTTCGTCTCCAAGCATGGGAACGTGTTGAATTATTGACTAAAAACTTTGAAGAAATGGATTCAGATATCCAAATGGATCATCCAGAGTTTCCAGGTTATGCAGAAAAACTAAAGCGGGCACAGTCACAAACTGAGTTGGCAGAATCTGTTTTGACTGGAACGGCTGACATTGAAGGGGAACAGGTGGCTTTAGGAATCATGGATTCCTACTTCATGATGGGGTCTTTGGGTTCAATGACAGGTGAAAAAATTACGCGCTTGTTTGAATACGCAACGGCTCATACGTTACCGGTTGTTTTGTTCACTGCATCAGGTGGCGCACGTATGCAAGAAGGAATTGATTCCTTAATGCAGATGGCCAAGGTTTCAGCAGCTGTTGCAGCCCACCAGGAAGCTAAGTTATTGTACCTAGTTGTGCTAACTGATCCTACAACTGGCGGAGTAACTGCAAGTTTTGCTATGCAAGGGGATGTTACTTTAGCTGAACCACACGCGCTTGTTGGTTTTGCTGGGGCAAGAGTGATTGAATCAACAATACATGAAAAACTACCAAAAGACTTTCAACGGGTAGAGACATTATTGGAAAATGGTTTTGTAGATCAAATTGTACCTCGATCAGAATTAGCTCAACTGATTGCCAAAATTGTTAGATTACATACAGCGGAGGCCGAATAA
- a CDS encoding beta-ketoacyl-ACP reductase, whose protein sequence is MADFTDKTVLVTGSSRGIGLAIAKAFDAAGANVILHARSEISPETLTEFKSEPKTLQFDIADAEAAEDSLKVLYKQENFSGIDILINNAGITKDQLAIAMTPADFAQVVNVNLNGTFNVTQPVFKKMIRQKHGAIINLASVVGLMGNMGQANYSASKAGLVGLTKTLAKEGARRHIRVNAIAPGMIVSDMTGALPEKTQEEILKNIPLSRFGEASEIADVALFLAGNDYITGQTITVDGGLYI, encoded by the coding sequence ATGGCAGATTTTACAGATAAAACTGTTTTAGTAACAGGCTCATCACGTGGTATAGGACTTGCAATTGCAAAGGCATTTGATGCTGCAGGAGCAAACGTCATTTTACATGCACGTTCAGAAATTAGTCCTGAAACTTTAACAGAGTTTAAGTCAGAACCAAAAACATTACAGTTTGATATTGCTGATGCAGAAGCAGCAGAAGACAGTTTGAAAGTATTATACAAGCAAGAAAACTTTTCAGGTATTGACATATTAATCAACAATGCCGGTATTACAAAGGATCAGCTAGCTATTGCAATGACACCAGCAGATTTTGCACAGGTTGTTAACGTAAACTTAAACGGTACTTTTAATGTGACACAACCTGTATTTAAAAAGATGATTCGACAAAAGCATGGGGCGATTATTAATCTAGCCTCTGTTGTTGGATTAATGGGTAACATGGGTCAAGCGAATTATTCTGCATCAAAAGCTGGTCTGGTCGGATTGACAAAGACTCTAGCTAAAGAAGGTGCACGTCGCCACATCCGAGTAAATGCGATTGCCCCTGGTATGATTGTTTCAGATATGACTGGTGCTTTGCCAGAAAAGACACAGGAAGAGATTCTAAAAAATATTCCATTATCTCGTTTTGGTGAAGCTTCGGAAATTGCAGATGTAGCATTATTCTTGGCAGGTAATGATTATATTACCGGTCAAACAATCACAGTTGATGGTGGGTTATACATTTAA
- a CDS encoding MepB family protein — MESLNLIEGVVARMYQCDVTRVSEESQNNEYEGTTLFVGNKSLRIRLAKKTPTKQGYFVVLWEKDDRGQNKPFDAYNSPELLVVCVIDNQQKGVFIFPKVLLVQQKILSSQQTKGKMAFRVYPDWVVELNKTAQQTQTWQKNYFVDLSTDQVDEDRFKRLLSKSNC, encoded by the coding sequence ATGGAGTCACTCAACTTAATTGAAGGCGTTGTTGCACGTATGTACCAATGTGACGTAACACGAGTATCAGAAGAATCACAAAATAACGAATATGAAGGGACAACTTTATTTGTTGGTAACAAAAGTCTTCGTATCCGTTTGGCGAAGAAAACACCTACTAAACAAGGATACTTTGTCGTGTTGTGGGAAAAAGACGACAGAGGTCAAAATAAACCATTTGATGCGTACAATAGTCCTGAGTTATTAGTGGTTTGTGTGATAGATAATCAGCAAAAGGGAGTCTTCATTTTTCCTAAAGTGTTACTGGTACAACAGAAAATATTGAGTTCGCAGCAAACCAAAGGAAAAATGGCTTTCAGAGTTTATCCAGATTGGGTAGTTGAATTAAATAAAACTGCTCAGCAAACACAAACATGGCAGAAAAATTACTTTGTGGATTTGTCAACTGATCAAGTTGATGAAGATAGGTTTAAAAGATTGCTTTCTAAATCTAACTGTTGA
- the accC gene encoding acetyl-CoA carboxylase biotin carboxylase subunit — protein MFKKVLVANRGEIAVRIIRTLREMGIASVAVYSTADKDSLHVQIADEAIAVGGVKPTDSYLNMKNILSAALLTGSEAIHPGYGFLSENALFAEMVGEVGIKWIGPRPDTIELMGNKANAREEMRQAGVPVIPGSDGFIRDFSEAKVVADRIGYPLLLKAAAGGGGKGMRFVYSEDELSDKFDDAQNEARLSVGDDQMYIEKVMEHVRHIEMQLLRDENGHVVYLPERDCSLQRKNQKVLEESPAVGVTPEMRAYLGGIVTKAAQAIRYENTGTIEFLQDHEGNFYFMEMNTRIQVEHPVTEMVTNLDLIRLQIEVAAGQDLPIKQDDIQVNGHSIEVRLTAERPESNFAPSAGTVDLVFLPTGGPGVRIDSALFVGDKVQPFYDSMIGKLVAKADTREQAVQKIHRIVDETVVHGISTSLNFQKALLEDPHVQRGEFDTRYLETEFLPRWTESLSEDE, from the coding sequence ATGTTCAAAAAGGTTCTAGTGGCAAATCGCGGTGAAATCGCGGTGCGTATTATTCGGACATTGAGAGAAATGGGTATTGCATCAGTTGCTGTTTATTCAACAGCTGACAAAGATAGCTTGCACGTTCAAATTGCTGATGAAGCAATCGCAGTTGGTGGTGTTAAGCCAACAGATTCATATTTGAATATGAAAAACATTCTGAGTGCGGCACTATTAACAGGTTCTGAAGCTATTCACCCAGGATACGGCTTTCTGTCAGAAAATGCTCTATTTGCTGAAATGGTTGGCGAAGTAGGAATTAAATGGATTGGCCCACGTCCAGACACAATTGAATTAATGGGTAACAAAGCTAATGCTCGTGAAGAAATGCGTCAAGCAGGTGTTCCGGTTATTCCTGGATCTGACGGTTTCATCCGTGACTTTTCCGAAGCTAAGGTTGTTGCTGATCGTATCGGATATCCTTTGTTGCTAAAAGCCGCTGCTGGTGGTGGTGGAAAAGGCATGCGTTTTGTTTATAGCGAAGATGAATTGAGCGACAAATTTGATGATGCCCAAAATGAAGCGCGCCTGTCAGTTGGTGATGATCAAATGTACATTGAAAAAGTGATGGAACATGTCCGACACATTGAAATGCAGCTTTTGAGAGATGAAAATGGTCATGTTGTCTATCTACCAGAACGTGATTGCTCATTACAGCGTAAAAATCAAAAGGTGTTGGAAGAGTCACCTGCTGTAGGTGTAACGCCTGAGATGCGTGCTTATTTAGGTGGTATTGTAACAAAAGCTGCGCAAGCGATCAGGTATGAGAACACTGGAACAATTGAATTTTTGCAAGACCATGAGGGCAATTTTTACTTCATGGAGATGAATACTCGTATCCAGGTTGAACACCCAGTCACTGAGATGGTAACCAATTTAGATTTAATTAGATTACAAATAGAAGTCGCTGCAGGGCAAGATTTACCTATAAAACAGGACGATATTCAAGTTAATGGTCATTCCATCGAAGTACGCTTGACGGCCGAAAGACCTGAAAGTAATTTTGCACCAAGTGCAGGCACAGTTGATCTTGTATTTTTACCTACCGGAGGACCTGGTGTTCGAATTGATTCCGCACTATTTGTGGGCGATAAAGTCCAACCATTTTACGATTCAATGATTGGTAAATTAGTGGCGAAGGCAGATACTCGTGAACAAGCGGTTCAAAAAATTCATCGCATTGTTGATGAAACTGTTGTGCATGGCATTTCTACAAGTTTAAATTTCCAAAAAGCTTTATTGGAAGATCCACACGTGCAGCGTGGCGAATTTGATACACGCTATTTAGAAACTGAATTCTTACCACGGTGGACTGAGAGCTTATCAGAAGATGAATAA
- a CDS encoding nitronate monooxygenase — translation MTVKTMNPIFEKLGMKYPIVEGGMTWAGTGALAAAISEAGGLGFIGTGYWHGDDVRKEIRRAKALTDKPFGVNVMLLSRHIREVFDVIIEEKVAVVATGAGDPSPFLDELHAAGIIVMPVVPSVSLARMMEKKGVDAVIAEGMESGGHIGMLTTMTLVPQVADAVNIPVIAAGGIGDGRGVAAAFMLGAAGAQMGTRFLTATESEVHPNFKSKILKAKDIDTIVTGNLLGNRARVLKNKMAKSFVKNEVNELQKEKPDAAAIEKLESGTLRRAVQEGDKEGGAFMAGQISGLIKDEKPAADILSDIWAQATDLMGIENTTL, via the coding sequence ATGACAGTTAAAACAATGAACCCTATTTTTGAAAAATTAGGCATGAAATACCCAATTGTTGAAGGTGGGATGACATGGGCTGGAACAGGTGCGTTGGCAGCTGCTATTTCAGAGGCTGGTGGACTTGGCTTTATCGGCACAGGTTATTGGCATGGTGATGACGTTCGTAAAGAAATCAGACGTGCAAAAGCTCTGACAGATAAGCCTTTTGGCGTTAACGTAATGTTATTAAGTCGTCATATTAGAGAAGTTTTTGATGTCATTATCGAAGAAAAAGTTGCTGTAGTTGCAACTGGAGCAGGAGACCCATCGCCATTTTTGGATGAGTTACATGCTGCTGGTATTATAGTAATGCCTGTCGTTCCCTCAGTTTCATTAGCACGTATGATGGAAAAAAAAGGGGTTGACGCGGTTATTGCTGAAGGTATGGAATCAGGTGGGCATATTGGTATGCTGACTACGATGACATTAGTACCGCAAGTAGCCGATGCCGTTAATATTCCAGTAATTGCTGCTGGTGGTATTGGTGATGGACGTGGTGTTGCCGCTGCGTTTATGCTTGGTGCGGCTGGTGCACAAATGGGTACAAGGTTTCTGACAGCTACTGAATCAGAAGTTCACCCTAACTTTAAGTCAAAAATACTTAAAGCTAAAGATATTGACACTATCGTTACGGGTAATTTGCTTGGTAATCGTGCCCGTGTTTTGAAAAATAAAATGGCAAAGTCATTTGTTAAAAATGAAGTAAACGAATTACAAAAAGAAAAGCCAGACGCTGCAGCCATTGAAAAACTTGAATCTGGTACACTACGTCGTGCTGTTCAAGAAGGTGATAAAGAAGGCGGTGCATTCATGGCCGGTCAAATTTCTGGTTTGATTAAGGATGAGAAGCCTGCAGCTGATATCTTGTCCGACATTTGGGCGCAAGCTACCGATTTAATGGGTATTGAAAACACAACATTGTAA
- a CDS encoding beta-ketoacyl-ACP synthase III, translating to MEQLKIVASARQIPDRQVTNQELSTMMETDDEWIYTRTGIHQRNVVTTENTSDLASEVAKKILAKSGVSPDSIDFIIVSTMSPDSLSPSTAAIVQANIGATNAFAFDLSAACSGFVYGLSVASSLLMSRYQRGLIIGAEVLSKLVDWKDRTTAVLFGDGAAGVLVERTQDNVGLLGEELRTFGEKGDNLVAGRFANTNPFSENISPLDPYFHQNGREVYSFATREVPEALQAALETAQVTADDVDYYLLHQANARIVSSIAKRFGQPVSKFPTNMASNGNTSAASIGILLDELIESNTIHAGQTIAFAGFGGGLTVGAQIWKI from the coding sequence ATGGAACAATTGAAAATCGTTGCTTCAGCACGTCAAATTCCAGATCGACAAGTGACGAATCAAGAGCTCAGCACAATGATGGAAACTGATGATGAATGGATCTATACTCGGACAGGTATTCATCAGCGTAATGTCGTGACAACGGAAAACACTAGTGATTTAGCCAGTGAAGTGGCAAAGAAAATATTGGCGAAAAGTGGTGTTTCACCAGACAGTATTGACTTTATCATTGTTAGCACGATGTCACCAGACAGCCTATCACCAAGCACGGCAGCAATTGTCCAGGCTAACATTGGTGCCACTAATGCATTCGCATTCGACTTAAGCGCAGCTTGTTCTGGTTTTGTTTATGGATTGAGTGTCGCCTCGAGTCTGTTAATGTCACGCTATCAACGTGGATTGATTATTGGTGCAGAAGTGTTATCGAAATTAGTTGATTGGAAAGATCGAACTACGGCAGTTTTGTTTGGTGATGGAGCTGCAGGGGTACTTGTGGAACGAACACAGGATAATGTTGGACTTTTAGGTGAAGAACTTAGGACTTTTGGTGAAAAGGGTGACAATTTAGTAGCTGGTAGGTTTGCGAACACAAACCCATTTTCGGAAAATATTAGCCCGTTAGACCCTTATTTTCATCAAAATGGTCGGGAAGTATACAGCTTTGCAACTCGTGAGGTTCCCGAAGCACTCCAAGCAGCCTTAGAGACAGCTCAAGTTACGGCTGACGATGTTGATTATTATCTATTACATCAGGCAAACGCACGTATTGTATCTTCCATTGCTAAACGGTTTGGGCAGCCCGTATCTAAGTTCCCAACCAACATGGCTTCAAATGGTAACACTAGTGCAGCAAGTATCGGTATTTTATTAGATGAATTGATAGAGTCTAATACAATTCATGCTGGTCAAACGATTGCCTTTGCTGGTTTTGGTGGTGGTTTAACTGTCGGCGCACAAATTTGGAAAATTTAA
- a CDS encoding acyl carrier protein yields MTDAEIFDKTKEILVDQFDLEEDEVSLTTDLTNDIDADSLDLFEVLNRVEDDFDIKLAVAEDIKTVQDLVDKIKEQLAA; encoded by the coding sequence ATGACAGACGCAGAAATTTTTGACAAGACAAAAGAAATTTTGGTTGATCAATTTGATTTAGAAGAAGATGAAGTTTCATTAACAACCGATTTAACAAATGATATTGACGCTGATTCATTGGACTTGTTTGAAGTTTTGAACCGTGTTGAAGATGATTTTGATATTAAGTTGGCTGTTGCTGAAGATATCAAGACTGTTCAAGATTTGGTTGATAAGATTAAAGAACAATTAGCAGCGTAA
- a CDS encoding ACP S-malonyltransferase — protein MKIGLLFSGQGAQQAGMGTDLYEALPEYKSTIDRASEVLGYDLSDVMKNADKIAQTQYAQPAILSMSNAIVNALGSALQQPVAALGLSLGEYSALTAAGAMNFEQAVAIIKDRGRYMQTVGDANPGKMAAIMGEDQKLIEAVLAQLQAKGKQVFPANYNTFAQLVIGGIAADVDEAKATLTAAGIKRTIDLPVSGAFHTPLLKDAAVQLSERLATEAFTDVNYPVYSNTTSEPFIIADLHETLTKQIVSPTYFAQAMKKMLDAGVDTFIEVGPSDTLIKFAKKIAPKDVKRYAIKDLKSFNEVKELLTAEEV, from the coding sequence ATGAAAATTGGATTATTGTTCAGCGGGCAAGGCGCACAGCAAGCCGGCATGGGCACAGATTTATATGAAGCACTTCCTGAATATAAATCAACAATCGATCGAGCTTCTGAAGTTTTAGGATATGATTTATCTGACGTGATGAAGAATGCTGATAAAATTGCACAAACGCAATATGCACAACCTGCTATCTTATCTATGAGTAATGCCATTGTGAATGCTTTGGGTAGTGCTTTGCAACAGCCAGTTGCAGCTCTAGGATTGAGTTTAGGCGAGTATTCGGCGTTGACTGCAGCTGGGGCCATGAACTTTGAACAAGCTGTTGCTATTATCAAAGATCGTGGGCGATATATGCAAACGGTTGGAGACGCAAATCCTGGTAAGATGGCGGCAATAATGGGCGAAGATCAAAAGCTCATTGAAGCTGTTTTAGCTCAATTGCAGGCCAAAGGAAAGCAAGTTTTCCCAGCAAACTATAATACGTTTGCTCAGCTGGTCATTGGCGGAATTGCTGCTGATGTTGACGAGGCAAAAGCGACATTAACAGCGGCTGGCATCAAACGTACGATTGATTTGCCAGTCTCTGGTGCATTTCACACCCCATTATTGAAAGACGCTGCTGTTCAGTTATCTGAACGGTTGGCAACTGAAGCATTTACAGATGTGAATTATCCTGTTTATTCCAATACAACAAGTGAACCGTTTATTATCGCGGATCTCCATGAAACGTTGACTAAACAAATTGTATCGCCAACATATTTCGCGCAAGCGATGAAAAAAATGTTAGATGCAGGTGTTGATACATTTATTGAAGTTGGTCCTTCGGATACATTGATTAAGTTTGCTAAAAAAATTGCTCCCAAGGATGTGAAACGATACGCTATTAAAGACTTAAAAAGCTTTAATGAAGTAAAAGAATTGCTCACAGCAGAAGAGGTATAA